The following proteins come from a genomic window of Oxyura jamaicensis isolate SHBP4307 breed ruddy duck chromosome 12, BPBGC_Ojam_1.0, whole genome shotgun sequence:
- the UBA3 gene encoding NEDD8-activating enzyme E1 catalytic subunit isoform X1: protein MADGEEPEKKRRRLEELLADGMAVDGGCGDTGDWEGRWNHVKKFLERSGPFTHPGFEPGTQALEFLLSTCKVLVIGAGGLGCELLKNLALSGFRQIHVIDMDTIDVSNLNRQFLFRPKDVGRPKAEVAAEFLNSRIPNCAVVPYFKKIQDMDESFYRQFHIIVCGLDSIIARRWINGMLMSFLRYEDGVLDTSSITPLIDGGTEGFKGNARVIIPGMTACVECTLELYPPQVNFPMCTIASMPRLPEHCIEYVRILQWPKEQPFGEGVALDGDDPEHIQWIYQKSLERASQFNIKGVTYRLTQGVVKRIIPAVASTNAVIAAVCATEVFKIATSAYIPLNNYLVFNDVDGLYTYTFEAERKENCPACSQHTQNIEISPSAKLQEILDYLTNNASLQMKSPAITATMYGRNKTLYLQTVASIEERTRPNLSKTLKELGLVDGQELAVADVTTPQTMLFKLHFIT from the exons AATGGCTGTTGATGGTGGGTGTGGGGACACTGGAGACTGGGAAGGTCGCTGGAACCATGTAAAGAAGTTCCTCGAGCGATCTGGACCATTCACACATCCTGGTTTCGAGCCAGGCACTCAA GCTCTTGAATTTTTGTTAAGCACATGTAAAGTACTAGTTATTGGAGCAGGAGGATTAGGATGCGAACTCCTGAAAAACCTG GCACTGTCTGGTTTCAGACAGATCCATGTTATTGACATGGACACTATAGATGTTTCTAATCTTAACCGACAGTTTCTGTTTCg accaAAGGATGTTGGGCGACCAAAAGCAGAAGTTGCAGCGGAATTCCTGAACAGTCGCATCCCCAACTGTGCTGTTGTACC atattttaaaaagattcaaGACATGGATGAAAGCTTTTATCGAC aGTTTCATATTATTGTTTGTGGGCTGGACTCGATAATTGCAAGAAGATGGATAAATGGCATGCTG ATGTCATTTTTACGTTATGAAGATGGTGTACTGGATACAAGTTCCATCACACCTTTAATAGATGGAGGGACAGAAGGTTTCAAAGGAAATGCTCGTGTGATTATTCCTGGTATGACAGCGTGTGTTGAATGCACACTTGAACTTTATCCACCACAG GTCAATTTCCCCATGTGTACTATTGCATCTATGCCCAGACTACCAGAGCATTGTATTGAGTATGTCAGGATACTGCAGTGGCCGAAGGAGCAACCTTTTGGAG AAGGTGTTGCTTTGGATGGAGATGACCCTGAACATATACAGTGGATTTACCAGAAGTCTTTGGAAAGAGCATCACAATTTAATATTAAAGGTGTTACATACAGACTCACCCAAG gggTTGTTAAACGAATTATTCCAGCAGTAGCTTCTACAAATGCAGTAATTGCAG CTGTTTGTGccactgaagtttttaaaatagcCACAAG TGCGTACATTCCTCTTAACAATTACTTGGTGTTCAATGATGTGGATGGattatacacatacacatttgAAGCTGAAAGAAAG GAGAACTGTCCAGCATGCAGCCAACATACCCAAAACATAGAGATTTCTCCATCAGCAAAACTACAGGAGATCTTGGATTACTTGACAAATAATGCTTCATT GCAAATGAAATCTCCTGCAATCACAGCAACCATGTAtgggagaaataaaacactttatttaCAG aCAGTAGCTTCAATTGAAGAACGAACAAGGCCAAATCTTTCTAAAACACTAAAAG aactGGGGCTTGTGGATGGCCAGGAACTTGCAGTTGCTGATGTGACTACACCACAGACCATGTTGTTCAAACTTCATTTTATCACTTAA
- the UBA3 gene encoding NEDD8-activating enzyme E1 catalytic subunit isoform X2 gives MADGEEPMAVDGGCGDTGDWEGRWNHVKKFLERSGPFTHPGFEPGTQALEFLLSTCKVLVIGAGGLGCELLKNLALSGFRQIHVIDMDTIDVSNLNRQFLFRPKDVGRPKAEVAAEFLNSRIPNCAVVPYFKKIQDMDESFYRQFHIIVCGLDSIIARRWINGMLMSFLRYEDGVLDTSSITPLIDGGTEGFKGNARVIIPGMTACVECTLELYPPQVNFPMCTIASMPRLPEHCIEYVRILQWPKEQPFGEGVALDGDDPEHIQWIYQKSLERASQFNIKGVTYRLTQGVVKRIIPAVASTNAVIAAVCATEVFKIATSAYIPLNNYLVFNDVDGLYTYTFEAERKENCPACSQHTQNIEISPSAKLQEILDYLTNNASLQMKSPAITATMYGRNKTLYLQTVASIEERTRPNLSKTLKELGLVDGQELAVADVTTPQTMLFKLHFIT, from the exons AATGGCTGTTGATGGTGGGTGTGGGGACACTGGAGACTGGGAAGGTCGCTGGAACCATGTAAAGAAGTTCCTCGAGCGATCTGGACCATTCACACATCCTGGTTTCGAGCCAGGCACTCAA GCTCTTGAATTTTTGTTAAGCACATGTAAAGTACTAGTTATTGGAGCAGGAGGATTAGGATGCGAACTCCTGAAAAACCTG GCACTGTCTGGTTTCAGACAGATCCATGTTATTGACATGGACACTATAGATGTTTCTAATCTTAACCGACAGTTTCTGTTTCg accaAAGGATGTTGGGCGACCAAAAGCAGAAGTTGCAGCGGAATTCCTGAACAGTCGCATCCCCAACTGTGCTGTTGTACC atattttaaaaagattcaaGACATGGATGAAAGCTTTTATCGAC aGTTTCATATTATTGTTTGTGGGCTGGACTCGATAATTGCAAGAAGATGGATAAATGGCATGCTG ATGTCATTTTTACGTTATGAAGATGGTGTACTGGATACAAGTTCCATCACACCTTTAATAGATGGAGGGACAGAAGGTTTCAAAGGAAATGCTCGTGTGATTATTCCTGGTATGACAGCGTGTGTTGAATGCACACTTGAACTTTATCCACCACAG GTCAATTTCCCCATGTGTACTATTGCATCTATGCCCAGACTACCAGAGCATTGTATTGAGTATGTCAGGATACTGCAGTGGCCGAAGGAGCAACCTTTTGGAG AAGGTGTTGCTTTGGATGGAGATGACCCTGAACATATACAGTGGATTTACCAGAAGTCTTTGGAAAGAGCATCACAATTTAATATTAAAGGTGTTACATACAGACTCACCCAAG gggTTGTTAAACGAATTATTCCAGCAGTAGCTTCTACAAATGCAGTAATTGCAG CTGTTTGTGccactgaagtttttaaaatagcCACAAG TGCGTACATTCCTCTTAACAATTACTTGGTGTTCAATGATGTGGATGGattatacacatacacatttgAAGCTGAAAGAAAG GAGAACTGTCCAGCATGCAGCCAACATACCCAAAACATAGAGATTTCTCCATCAGCAAAACTACAGGAGATCTTGGATTACTTGACAAATAATGCTTCATT GCAAATGAAATCTCCTGCAATCACAGCAACCATGTAtgggagaaataaaacactttatttaCAG aCAGTAGCTTCAATTGAAGAACGAACAAGGCCAAATCTTTCTAAAACACTAAAAG aactGGGGCTTGTGGATGGCCAGGAACTTGCAGTTGCTGATGTGACTACACCACAGACCATGTTGTTCAAACTTCATTTTATCACTTAA
- the UBA3 gene encoding NEDD8-activating enzyme E1 catalytic subunit isoform X3: MAVDGGCGDTGDWEGRWNHVKKFLERSGPFTHPGFEPGTQALEFLLSTCKVLVIGAGGLGCELLKNLALSGFRQIHVIDMDTIDVSNLNRQFLFRPKDVGRPKAEVAAEFLNSRIPNCAVVPYFKKIQDMDESFYRQFHIIVCGLDSIIARRWINGMLMSFLRYEDGVLDTSSITPLIDGGTEGFKGNARVIIPGMTACVECTLELYPPQVNFPMCTIASMPRLPEHCIEYVRILQWPKEQPFGEGVALDGDDPEHIQWIYQKSLERASQFNIKGVTYRLTQGVVKRIIPAVASTNAVIAAVCATEVFKIATSAYIPLNNYLVFNDVDGLYTYTFEAERKENCPACSQHTQNIEISPSAKLQEILDYLTNNASLQMKSPAITATMYGRNKTLYLQTVASIEERTRPNLSKTLKELGLVDGQELAVADVTTPQTMLFKLHFIT, encoded by the exons ATGGCTGTTGATGGTGGGTGTGGGGACACTGGAGACTGGGAAGGTCGCTGGAACCATGTAAAGAAGTTCCTCGAGCGATCTGGACCATTCACACATCCTGGTTTCGAGCCAGGCACTCAA GCTCTTGAATTTTTGTTAAGCACATGTAAAGTACTAGTTATTGGAGCAGGAGGATTAGGATGCGAACTCCTGAAAAACCTG GCACTGTCTGGTTTCAGACAGATCCATGTTATTGACATGGACACTATAGATGTTTCTAATCTTAACCGACAGTTTCTGTTTCg accaAAGGATGTTGGGCGACCAAAAGCAGAAGTTGCAGCGGAATTCCTGAACAGTCGCATCCCCAACTGTGCTGTTGTACC atattttaaaaagattcaaGACATGGATGAAAGCTTTTATCGAC aGTTTCATATTATTGTTTGTGGGCTGGACTCGATAATTGCAAGAAGATGGATAAATGGCATGCTG ATGTCATTTTTACGTTATGAAGATGGTGTACTGGATACAAGTTCCATCACACCTTTAATAGATGGAGGGACAGAAGGTTTCAAAGGAAATGCTCGTGTGATTATTCCTGGTATGACAGCGTGTGTTGAATGCACACTTGAACTTTATCCACCACAG GTCAATTTCCCCATGTGTACTATTGCATCTATGCCCAGACTACCAGAGCATTGTATTGAGTATGTCAGGATACTGCAGTGGCCGAAGGAGCAACCTTTTGGAG AAGGTGTTGCTTTGGATGGAGATGACCCTGAACATATACAGTGGATTTACCAGAAGTCTTTGGAAAGAGCATCACAATTTAATATTAAAGGTGTTACATACAGACTCACCCAAG gggTTGTTAAACGAATTATTCCAGCAGTAGCTTCTACAAATGCAGTAATTGCAG CTGTTTGTGccactgaagtttttaaaatagcCACAAG TGCGTACATTCCTCTTAACAATTACTTGGTGTTCAATGATGTGGATGGattatacacatacacatttgAAGCTGAAAGAAAG GAGAACTGTCCAGCATGCAGCCAACATACCCAAAACATAGAGATTTCTCCATCAGCAAAACTACAGGAGATCTTGGATTACTTGACAAATAATGCTTCATT GCAAATGAAATCTCCTGCAATCACAGCAACCATGTAtgggagaaataaaacactttatttaCAG aCAGTAGCTTCAATTGAAGAACGAACAAGGCCAAATCTTTCTAAAACACTAAAAG aactGGGGCTTGTGGATGGCCAGGAACTTGCAGTTGCTGATGTGACTACACCACAGACCATGTTGTTCAAACTTCATTTTATCACTTAA